From one Puniceicoccales bacterium genomic stretch:
- the rpsR gene encoding 30S ribosomal protein S18, producing MENEGVKVSKSKSPMDLDWKDVEQLAKYVTSTGRILPRKYTGLSARHQRHITRMIKRARNMLLMK from the coding sequence ATGGAAAATGAAGGTGTTAAAGTCAGCAAGTCAAAGTCGCCTATGGATTTAGACTGGAAAGATGTGGAGCAGTTGGCTAAATACGTCACTAGCACTGGTAGGATTTTGCCGCGCAAATATACCGGTTTGTCTGCCCGCCATCAAAGGCATATAACTCGCATGATAAAAAGAGCGCGTAACATGTTGCTTATGAAGTAG
- a CDS encoding threonylcarbamoyl-AMP synthase, producing MAFDSKILETTDATLAMVSKELLAGGVVALPTETVYGLAAIITDETAINEVFSIKNRPFSDPLIVHVLGFNDLLKLTKPKEDTVNLIDQLVEAFCPGPLTFVLPKANSINLRITAAKNTLAIRIPAHRVFREVLLRTRVPLAAPSANQFGYVSPTTAEHVMNSLRGKIKYILDGGPCEIGLESTIIDVSKKQIKVLRPGAITPEMLQEATGLEVINPKQMTTTDPSAPGLFQRHYSPNTKLRLFETGQTMASATNAAVIYMKKPTNVTERDFWLSENGDLVEVSRNMFSMLRHLDQCGYDTIYCEKAPPMGLGLALNDRLSRAAAKFP from the coding sequence GTGGCTTTTGATAGTAAAATTCTTGAGACAACTGACGCTACACTTGCCATGGTGAGCAAGGAATTATTAGCCGGAGGTGTGGTTGCATTGCCCACGGAGACTGTCTATGGACTGGCCGCCATAATCACCGACGAAACGGCTATCAATGAAGTGTTTAGTATAAAAAACAGGCCATTTTCTGATCCACTGATAGTTCATGTGCTGGGCTTCAATGATTTGCTGAAACTCACCAAGCCTAAAGAAGACACCGTAAATTTGATCGACCAATTGGTTGAAGCTTTTTGCCCAGGCCCTCTCACATTTGTATTGCCAAAGGCCAATTCGATTAATCTCAGGATAACTGCTGCAAAAAATACCCTGGCAATTCGAATTCCAGCACATAGAGTTTTTCGAGAGGTTTTGCTTCGAACCAGAGTACCTCTGGCAGCACCGAGCGCAAACCAGTTTGGTTATGTAAGTCCAACCACTGCAGAGCATGTGATGAATTCACTTCGGGGTAAAATAAAGTATATCCTCGACGGAGGCCCCTGCGAAATAGGCCTGGAATCGACCATAATAGATGTCTCAAAAAAACAAATAAAAGTCCTGCGCCCTGGGGCTATAACACCAGAAATGTTGCAAGAAGCCACTGGACTGGAAGTAATTAACCCAAAGCAAATGACCACGACAGACCCATCGGCTCCGGGACTATTCCAACGCCATTATAGCCCAAATACCAAACTGCGGTTATTCGAAACGGGCCAAACCATGGCCAGCGCCACCAACGCCGCCGTTATATACATGAAAAAACCAACCAATGTGACAGAACGCGACTTTTGGCTCAGCGAAAATGGAGATCTAGTCGAAGTATCAAGAAATATGTTCTCGATGCTAAGACATTTGGATCAATGTGGTTACGATACAATTTATTGCGAAAAGGCACCGCCCATGGGCCTGGGATTAGCCCTAAATGACAGACTAAGCCGAGCCGCAGCAAAATTTCCATGA
- a CDS encoding TolC family protein, which translates to MRLIGGSVRLCLIAFFLSGCACNHTDHQELTYDRTKYNHLPAEPVTKQKYLVEITWPADLNTLLDIAFSNNPRTKIAWQQAKIAETQKAKASSAFFPRLTLKAMALETEDIAGQDPSNAKRLMTNKSTMFSPQIEITYSLFKFGAHKERAEAAKCELLAANFQYNRALQTLAFAVHKAYFYMDSAKETLAANQLNLDDARTSFNSAEHRHQTGLASVHELLRAKANLSQAQFQLEHSSANVETARADLARTLGIQVSSEIDIINPNTSNDIDNMLLDQIDDIITKAMESHPDILAAKAKVDAALHASQSAKRNTLPELITGFSGSINKVRHYDSNYQKYNAYIGLQWELFDGFTNLNNILESRAKALAAKHELQATKLDAATNIWDQYHKFKAACRQLKAAKEYELSAKEAFESAQLAYTNGLASFTDLMTAQQSLASARQKLITSKNGLAINLAALAYATGNTITNK; encoded by the coding sequence GTGAGGCTCATAGGTGGATCAGTAAGGTTATGCTTAATAGCATTTTTTTTATCTGGTTGCGCCTGTAATCACACTGATCATCAAGAACTTACCTACGATAGAACCAAATACAATCATCTGCCAGCTGAACCTGTAACAAAGCAAAAATATCTTGTGGAAATAACCTGGCCAGCGGATCTCAACACATTACTCGATATAGCGTTCTCGAACAATCCTCGGACAAAAATAGCCTGGCAACAGGCCAAAATAGCCGAAACGCAAAAGGCAAAAGCTTCATCGGCCTTCTTCCCTCGGCTAACGTTAAAGGCCATGGCACTGGAAACAGAGGATATTGCTGGTCAAGATCCATCTAATGCTAAACGGCTTATGACTAATAAATCCACCATGTTTTCGCCACAGATCGAAATCACCTACTCCCTCTTCAAATTTGGAGCTCACAAAGAACGTGCCGAGGCTGCCAAATGTGAACTATTAGCCGCTAATTTTCAGTATAATAGAGCCTTGCAAACATTAGCTTTCGCGGTCCACAAAGCCTACTTTTACATGGATTCGGCCAAAGAAACTCTGGCTGCAAACCAACTAAATCTCGATGATGCAAGGACCTCTTTTAACTCTGCCGAACATAGACATCAAACTGGTCTCGCCAGCGTCCACGAACTACTAAGAGCAAAGGCAAATCTCAGCCAAGCCCAATTTCAATTGGAGCACTCTTCTGCCAACGTGGAAACGGCCCGGGCAGACCTGGCCCGTACACTAGGCATCCAAGTATCATCGGAAATAGATATCATTAATCCGAACACTAGCAATGACATAGACAACATGTTGCTCGATCAGATTGATGACATAATCACCAAAGCCATGGAATCTCATCCAGATATCCTAGCTGCCAAAGCCAAGGTCGATGCAGCTCTCCACGCCAGTCAATCAGCCAAACGTAATACCCTGCCAGAGCTGATCACCGGTTTCTCCGGATCCATAAATAAAGTCAGGCACTATGATAGCAATTATCAAAAATATAACGCATACATCGGCCTGCAATGGGAACTTTTCGATGGCTTCACAAACCTAAATAATATCCTGGAAAGCCGAGCCAAAGCTCTGGCTGCAAAACATGAACTGCAGGCGACAAAACTCGATGCCGCCACAAACATCTGGGACCAATATCATAAATTTAAAGCTGCCTGTCGTCAGTTAAAAGCTGCTAAAGAATATGAACTGTCCGCAAAAGAAGCCTTTGAGTCAGCGCAACTCGCCTATACCAATGGCCTGGCTTCATTCACAGACCTAATGACTGCTCAGCAAAGCCTTGCCTCGGCCAGACAAAAATTAATAACCTCAAAAAATGGGCTGGCAATTAATTTAGCAGCTTTAGCCTATGCCACAGGTAATACAATAACAAACAAATAA
- a CDS encoding efflux RND transporter periplasmic adaptor subunit, whose protein sequence is MKTKLSGTSLWVLFLVSMILCGCSAKENATTAHARPPVPVSVTTAEARDIPITISSIGRCVSQESVNIVAQVSGEIKEIHVAQGESVNEGDMLYTIDPRKYEATLARLEAELSKAQAQLKLDESQLTRSKPLASDNYISQQQFETYETKVLQSKANIKQIESQIVQAKVDLEHCHITSPIKGMMGKYLIDQGNVVGNMGNNLLTNIQNIWHLYVDFSISENHFYNLNKYFSQKNSLDVEIYGIANRSMTANGKLEFINNFIDFHSGTIHLRATLENKDTKFWPGQSVYVKLRLTILKNAITVPTEAVKVHGNNKYYVFVAKPDNTAELRPISIGETYGDHMVIEKGLALGETVILKGNIMLGNGSQIIVMQQDEQQKQGNL, encoded by the coding sequence ATGAAAACAAAATTGAGTGGAACCTCCTTATGGGTTCTGTTCCTGGTGTCGATGATTCTTTGCGGATGCAGCGCCAAAGAAAATGCCACCACAGCCCATGCTAGACCTCCGGTACCGGTCTCTGTAACCACAGCCGAAGCCAGAGATATTCCCATAACTATAAGTAGCATAGGAAGATGCGTTTCCCAGGAATCAGTAAACATCGTTGCCCAGGTATCCGGAGAAATAAAAGAAATTCATGTGGCCCAAGGAGAATCTGTAAACGAAGGTGACATGCTCTATACCATAGATCCAAGGAAATATGAAGCGACTCTAGCCCGATTGGAAGCAGAGCTCTCCAAAGCCCAGGCCCAACTCAAGTTAGACGAATCTCAACTAACTAGGTCTAAACCACTTGCGTCCGATAACTACATATCTCAACAGCAATTTGAAACCTATGAGACAAAGGTGTTACAGTCCAAGGCAAATATAAAGCAAATAGAATCTCAAATTGTTCAAGCAAAAGTAGATCTTGAGCACTGCCACATAACATCTCCCATAAAGGGTATGATGGGAAAATATCTCATAGACCAGGGCAATGTGGTCGGAAATATGGGCAACAATCTACTAACAAATATCCAAAACATTTGGCATCTATATGTGGATTTTTCCATATCGGAAAACCATTTTTATAATCTAAACAAATATTTTTCTCAAAAAAATTCTCTGGATGTGGAAATATATGGCATTGCCAATCGATCCATGACCGCCAACGGAAAACTGGAATTTATTAACAACTTCATCGATTTTCACAGCGGCACAATACATCTGCGCGCCACTCTAGAAAATAAAGATACTAAATTTTGGCCCGGCCAATCTGTTTACGTAAAACTCAGGTTGACAATACTCAAGAATGCCATTACCGTGCCCACCGAGGCAGTGAAAGTCCATGGCAATAACAAGTACTATGTGTTTGTCGCTAAGCCAGATAACACTGCCGAACTTAGACCAATTTCCATCGGCGAGACCTACGGCGATCATATGGTAATTGAAAAAGGCTTAGCTCTGGGAGAAACGGTAATATTAAAGGGCAACATAATGCTAGGCAATGGGTCTCAAATAATTGTAATGCAACAAGATGAACAACAAAAACAGGGTAATTTATAG
- a CDS encoding efflux RND transporter permease subunit: protein MKSISEPFIKRPVMTILLAISCAMAGLYSYFSLPVSDLPSVDYPIITVMAFFPGMEPSMMAANVASPLEKEFMQISGLELVTSRSTQGSTSITVQFSLDKSIDAAATDIQSAISRAIGSLPPDLPTPPIFEKSDPNSTPIHFMALTSNVLSKGELYDFASNEIANKISMLQGVSKCQVYGVARAVRIEIDGDKLFNKGLTMADVVSAVQRHSTSLAAGTLNGHSNSLVIKPMGQLDKASQYNDIIIDYRNNSPIYLKDVGEAIDGLTSNDTRLVFWQSDSDKVDSAVMIASTRAAGSNTIEVAKSIKKLIPTIQSQLPKSMNLIPAHDRSMRIIESINDVKETIVIAFILVILVIFIFLGRFTETIIPTVALPLSLFMTFIVMKLLDYSIDNLSLLAMTLAIGFLVDDAIVFLENMVRRMEVFGENPTEAAINGGQEVSFTILAMTMSLIAVFIPMVFMTGQLGRVFREFSITIVVAIFSSGVVSLTVTPMMCARMLKSIHGKEKTSLEILAKKFENFILHYYGKSLHWALDRRHLSVIAWIVCLILLYLSFSALPKTFLPSGDSGVLRGVFLTKEGTSPEQIHRYQDQISQILEDNPNIDQYLCLSCLTGMLPNNQGMLMAFLKEGHRPKIQDVAAQLSKELFPIPGVLTFLQPMPNLHINTGAMSTNQGKYAFSMTCQNQEDLIIPMQRLMMEMMKNPGFASVSSDLFLSNPELNIEILRDQASMYGITTAQIEDTFKQSFSENRSYIIKTPMQQYNVIVAAKESQRADKTNVKDLFFRSKSGPMTPFDSVAKMYENLGPISVNHINNFPSVTIFFNLHDWFPLSEATEFIASKANEILPQQVLGSFQGEAATFKETTQSVITLLIVAVFVLYVILGILYESYIHPLTVLSALPIAMLGGLATLLFFGYELSLYAFIGLFMLLGIVGKNGIMMVDFAIARQKEGLSPMEAIHRASLERFRPIIMTTLAALMGMVPIAAGLGADGASRMPLGLAVVGGLIFSQMVTLYMVPALYLCFETFQTKILDRIPFFAR from the coding sequence ATGAAAAGTATATCTGAGCCATTTATCAAACGTCCGGTAATGACCATCCTTCTGGCCATATCTTGCGCCATGGCAGGGTTATATAGCTATTTTTCATTGCCTGTCAGTGACTTACCCAGCGTTGATTATCCAATCATAACGGTAATGGCATTTTTCCCCGGCATGGAACCATCAATGATGGCAGCCAATGTGGCCTCTCCGCTGGAAAAGGAATTCATGCAAATATCTGGCTTGGAACTAGTTACATCCCGAAGCACCCAGGGATCGACCAGCATCACTGTACAATTTAGTTTGGATAAAAGCATCGATGCCGCCGCCACGGATATCCAATCGGCCATATCCAGAGCCATAGGATCGTTACCTCCGGACCTACCCACACCGCCCATATTCGAAAAATCCGATCCCAATAGTACGCCAATTCACTTCATGGCTCTAACAAGCAACGTGTTATCAAAAGGTGAACTCTACGATTTCGCATCCAATGAGATAGCGAACAAAATAAGCATGTTGCAAGGCGTCTCAAAATGCCAAGTCTACGGCGTGGCCAGAGCCGTCCGAATAGAAATCGATGGCGATAAATTGTTCAACAAAGGACTCACCATGGCCGATGTGGTCAGTGCCGTGCAAAGGCATAGCACATCTCTAGCCGCCGGCACATTGAATGGTCACAGCAATTCACTGGTGATAAAACCCATGGGGCAGCTGGATAAGGCCTCGCAATACAATGATATAATCATCGACTATCGCAACAATTCTCCCATCTATTTGAAGGATGTCGGCGAAGCCATAGATGGCCTAACTTCAAACGACACTCGGCTGGTATTCTGGCAATCTGACAGCGATAAAGTGGATTCTGCCGTGATGATCGCCTCCACCCGAGCAGCTGGATCCAATACCATAGAAGTCGCGAAATCCATAAAAAAATTGATTCCGACCATCCAATCTCAACTGCCAAAATCCATGAATTTAATTCCGGCCCATGACCGATCGATGCGGATCATAGAATCCATAAACGATGTGAAGGAAACCATAGTCATCGCCTTCATACTGGTCATACTAGTGATATTCATATTTCTTGGCCGATTCACCGAAACGATCATTCCCACGGTGGCTTTGCCGCTATCACTTTTTATGACCTTTATAGTTATGAAGTTACTGGACTATAGCATAGACAACTTATCGCTATTAGCCATGACCCTAGCCATAGGATTTTTAGTAGATGATGCCATTGTATTCCTGGAAAACATGGTACGGCGCATGGAAGTTTTTGGAGAAAATCCCACCGAAGCTGCCATAAATGGTGGCCAAGAAGTCAGCTTTACCATATTGGCCATGACCATGTCTTTGATCGCCGTCTTCATCCCCATGGTATTCATGACCGGCCAACTGGGAAGAGTTTTTAGGGAATTTTCGATCACCATAGTGGTGGCCATATTTTCTTCCGGTGTTGTATCTCTAACGGTAACACCAATGATGTGCGCTAGAATGCTGAAGTCGATCCATGGTAAAGAAAAAACATCGCTGGAAATTTTAGCCAAAAAATTCGAAAACTTTATTTTGCACTACTACGGCAAATCGCTTCATTGGGCCCTGGATCGGCGCCACCTGTCTGTCATCGCTTGGATTGTCTGCCTAATTCTATTGTATTTAAGCTTTTCCGCTCTCCCAAAGACATTTTTGCCATCCGGCGACAGCGGCGTTCTTAGGGGCGTATTTTTAACAAAAGAAGGCACATCGCCGGAACAAATTCACCGCTATCAGGACCAGATTAGCCAAATTTTAGAAGATAATCCTAACATAGATCAATACCTATGTCTATCCTGTCTGACTGGCATGCTACCAAACAATCAGGGCATGCTGATGGCTTTTCTAAAGGAGGGCCATCGCCCAAAGATCCAGGATGTCGCAGCCCAGCTGTCAAAGGAATTATTTCCCATTCCCGGAGTTTTAACATTCCTACAGCCCATGCCAAATCTCCATATAAATACCGGAGCAATGAGCACAAATCAAGGCAAATATGCCTTCTCCATGACCTGTCAAAATCAAGAAGACTTGATCATACCCATGCAAAGGCTGATGATGGAAATGATGAAAAATCCAGGTTTTGCCAGTGTATCATCGGATCTATTTCTGAGTAACCCAGAACTGAATATCGAAATTCTTCGGGATCAAGCATCTATGTACGGCATCACCACTGCCCAAATCGAGGATACCTTTAAGCAATCATTCTCGGAAAATCGTTCCTATATCATAAAAACTCCGATGCAACAATACAATGTGATTGTGGCGGCGAAGGAGTCCCAAAGGGCTGATAAAACCAATGTCAAAGATTTGTTTTTTAGATCCAAAAGTGGTCCGATGACGCCCTTTGATTCGGTGGCCAAAATGTATGAAAACCTTGGACCAATTTCCGTGAATCACATCAATAATTTCCCATCGGTCACCATATTTTTCAATCTACATGATTGGTTTCCGTTGAGCGAGGCCACGGAATTTATAGCATCGAAGGCAAATGAAATTCTTCCTCAGCAAGTACTTGGGTCATTTCAAGGTGAAGCTGCTACCTTTAAGGAAACCACTCAATCGGTCATAACCCTGTTGATTGTGGCCGTATTTGTACTCTACGTAATTCTAGGCATACTCTACGAGAGCTACATACATCCACTCACCGTGCTTTCGGCGCTGCCCATTGCCATGTTGGGTGGCCTGGCAACATTGCTATTTTTCGGCTATGAACTATCGCTCTATGCCTTCATTGGATTGTTCATGCTGCTTGGCATCGTTGGCAAGAATGGCATCATGATGGTGGACTTTGCCATAGCTCGCCAGAAAGAAGGACTTTCACCGATGGAAGCCATCCACCGGGCAAGTTTGGAACGATTCAGACCCATCATAATGACCACCTTGGCTGCCCTCATGGGAATGGTTCCCATAGCCGCTGGCCTAGGCGCCGACGGAGCATCAAGGATGCCTCTTGGCCTGGCCGTTGTAGGTGGCCTCATTTTCTCTCAAATGGTTACATTGTACATGGTACCGGCACTTTATCTCTGTTTCGAAACCTTTCAAACTAAAATACTTGACCGGATTCCGTTTTTTGCCCGTTAA
- a CDS encoding ParA family protein gives MLDISSKKRLNVSMPAVVFSIVSQKYGEGKTTTAVNLSVSLAKKGVRALLIDFDQAGSATKGLGYASEKNGSLYDILHGAYDFDRSLKKTRYENLAIVPSDDNLEAIETELRASGDYLMLIRESVCRIRDSGDFDAIILDCPPVGKSFAIDIIGSADRLLVTLRSEYTAIEVMSQISQAVEDLKARDLNKTLGIGGIIMTMFDIKTDLSAKVLEDIKIQFKGLPFETVIPRSSRLGEAASFGQSIFEYDEMSSGAQAYDRLGMEIIKRFKLI, from the coding sequence ATGCTAGACATTTCTAGTAAAAAAAGACTCAATGTGTCCATGCCAGCAGTTGTTTTTTCGATTGTTAGTCAGAAATACGGTGAAGGTAAGACTACAACGGCTGTGAACTTGTCCGTATCTTTGGCCAAAAAGGGTGTCCGGGCGCTGTTGATAGATTTCGATCAAGCCGGTAGCGCGACCAAGGGCCTGGGATATGCTAGTGAAAAAAATGGAAGTTTGTACGACATATTGCACGGGGCCTATGATTTCGATCGCAGTTTAAAAAAAACACGTTACGAAAATTTGGCCATAGTCCCATCGGATGATAATCTAGAGGCGATTGAGACGGAACTCAGGGCCAGTGGAGACTATCTGATGTTGATTCGTGAGTCGGTGTGTCGCATAAGAGATTCAGGCGATTTTGATGCCATTATTTTAGATTGCCCACCGGTGGGCAAGTCCTTTGCCATCGATATCATTGGCTCAGCAGATAGGCTGTTGGTGACATTGCGCAGTGAATATACAGCCATCGAAGTAATGTCGCAAATATCCCAGGCTGTGGAAGATTTAAAAGCCAGAGATCTCAACAAAACCCTAGGTATTGGTGGCATAATAATGACCATGTTTGACATTAAGACCGATCTATCTGCCAAGGTCCTTGAAGATATAAAGATTCAGTTTAAAGGCCTGCCTTTTGAGACAGTTATACCACGATCCAGTAGACTTGGCGAGGCAGCGAGCTTTGGCCAGTCCATATTCGAGTATGATGAGATGAGCAGCGGTGCCCAGGCCTACGATAGGCTCGGGATGGAAATAATAAAGCGATTTAAGTTAATATGA
- a CDS encoding 4-alpha-glucanotransferase, with the protein MDFDFSFKSDPYEPNFRRKSGLSFNLTDVAGKFGYADVGEIFNQWLAALAHAGQTLWHIPTLHRSTNPHRLTISHGLAFDEALISLANLQSLGLLTEAESTEAEEKIANTKNIDEITTLRKKYLDLVSAKFDDRASKNLLAELMSFEKTNESWLNNYALFYALKHIFAGKPWWQWPEKIKDFDRKAIEATRKQLSLQIRSAGILQFLLHKQLESAKNEAKKFGITLITDFKIYVEQDSPDVWTNQNLFFLDQTGQCTTVAGIPSSMLYPNGLKLGAPTYRWNRHRESNYHWFIQRLKKELQIFDYVILENFHELLESWEIPIAEANPNHGRWVPSGGGSLFEKIKNSFESPLPIIASETYSDFKSKRIINRFNFANLHVLQYAFDEKFAHKLPKNYDETCLTIISASRENSLISWLNEYSHSSKLPKIMRKEFQECFGSNINESTWKAIDKLLNSNADAVILPLYDLLHISTKDTKTYININPTGFLNKLKQKLGEATIAAHRASFPN; encoded by the coding sequence GTGGATTTTGATTTTTCATTTAAATCTGACCCCTATGAACCGAATTTTAGAAGAAAATCTGGCCTTTCTTTCAATCTTACCGATGTGGCCGGAAAATTTGGCTATGCAGATGTGGGGGAAATTTTCAACCAATGGCTAGCCGCTCTGGCTCATGCCGGCCAAACTCTGTGGCATATTCCCACGCTACATAGATCAACCAATCCACATAGATTAACCATTTCCCATGGCCTGGCCTTTGATGAAGCCCTCATTTCTTTGGCAAATCTGCAAAGCCTTGGACTTCTAACCGAAGCTGAATCAACCGAGGCCGAAGAAAAAATTGCCAATACTAAGAATATTGATGAGATAACAACTTTGAGAAAAAAATACCTGGATCTCGTTTCGGCCAAATTCGATGATCGAGCCTCTAAAAACCTCTTGGCCGAATTGATGTCCTTTGAAAAAACCAATGAAAGCTGGCTAAATAATTATGCGCTATTCTATGCATTGAAACATATCTTTGCCGGTAAACCCTGGTGGCAATGGCCAGAAAAAATCAAAGACTTTGATCGAAAGGCCATTGAAGCGACCAGGAAACAACTATCCCTCCAAATCCGCAGCGCAGGCATATTGCAGTTCTTGCTGCACAAGCAGCTAGAGTCGGCAAAAAATGAAGCTAAAAAATTTGGAATAACACTGATCACTGACTTCAAAATATATGTGGAACAGGACAGTCCCGATGTGTGGACCAATCAAAATCTATTCTTTCTTGACCAAACAGGCCAATGTACCACTGTCGCTGGTATCCCCAGTTCTATGCTGTATCCTAATGGACTAAAGCTTGGCGCACCCACCTATCGCTGGAATAGGCATAGAGAATCCAACTATCACTGGTTCATCCAAAGACTTAAAAAAGAATTGCAAATTTTTGACTATGTGATCCTAGAAAATTTTCATGAACTGCTGGAAAGTTGGGAAATTCCCATTGCTGAAGCCAATCCAAACCACGGCCGATGGGTTCCAAGTGGCGGTGGCTCACTATTTGAAAAAATAAAAAATAGCTTCGAAAGTCCATTGCCAATCATCGCTTCGGAAACCTACTCCGATTTCAAATCAAAGAGAATAATAAATCGATTTAACTTTGCAAATCTACATGTGCTACAGTATGCCTTTGACGAGAAATTCGCCCATAAATTGCCAAAAAATTATGATGAAACCTGCCTGACAATCATCAGCGCCTCCAGAGAAAACTCTCTCATCAGTTGGCTCAACGAGTACTCACATTCATCAAAATTGCCAAAAATCATGAGAAAAGAATTCCAAGAATGTTTCGGATCCAATATAAATGAATCCACCTGGAAAGCCATAGATAAATTACTAAATTCCAATGCTGATGCGGTGATTCTGCCACTCTACGACCTGCTGCACATCTCCACAAAGGATACCAAAACCTATATTAATATAAATCCTACTGGATTTTTAAATAAATTAAAACAAAAACTAGGCGAAGCCACCATTGCAGCCCATAGAGCCAGCTTTCCAAATTAG
- a CDS encoding MFS transporter, translating into MTTNCIVDVSKDVKYERIIDQKYAYWRKVVLSLLIAGYASFYIIRQNLQVVCPALQSEFGCTKSEIGWVFTWSSLIYGCGKFIGGVICDKTKVKYFMAIGLAGTSLCSLFSGFSSSLFTIVAFYLMGSIFQSTGWPPVPKLMTHWYSPKDLGTKWGIVSLSHKIGSISILVGGSWLLDISGWRSVFIVSGLLSLAVACLLFWKLCDTPESMGLPSVEEKEGLPRQMGHRKGEDVTLKEIFFEHILPNRTLWYVCFANFFVYIIRMGFFNWAPMFLQEARGASVSMSGWQAAGFEVAGAISGIFAGWLSDKMFKGRRNQACFYFMLALIVVLLIFWKLSVISQFVNMAFLFIMGFLIYGPQTLAGLSGAEFGSKRAAAAANGLTGTFGALGHAVSGIGVAWIVDVWGWNATMVFFALCALGGMLFFILNWNSTARKHS; encoded by the coding sequence ATGACCACAAATTGTATCGTTGATGTATCTAAAGACGTTAAATACGAAAGAATTATAGATCAGAAGTATGCCTATTGGAGGAAGGTGGTTCTGAGTTTGTTGATTGCTGGCTATGCCTCATTTTATATTATTCGTCAAAATTTACAGGTGGTGTGTCCGGCGTTGCAGAGCGAATTTGGCTGTACAAAATCGGAAATTGGATGGGTATTCACCTGGTCATCGCTAATCTATGGCTGTGGCAAATTTATCGGAGGTGTAATCTGTGATAAAACAAAAGTTAAATATTTTATGGCCATAGGGTTAGCTGGTACATCCCTATGTTCATTATTTTCTGGCTTCTCCAGTTCTTTGTTTACCATCGTGGCCTTCTATTTGATGGGATCGATTTTTCAGTCCACTGGCTGGCCCCCGGTACCAAAATTGATGACCCACTGGTATTCTCCTAAAGATCTTGGCACCAAGTGGGGAATTGTAAGTTTATCTCATAAGATTGGAAGCATTTCGATATTGGTCGGTGGTTCTTGGTTGCTGGACATCTCCGGTTGGCGATCGGTTTTTATTGTTTCTGGTCTGCTATCGTTGGCGGTGGCTTGTCTATTATTTTGGAAGTTGTGTGATACGCCGGAGTCCATGGGGTTGCCATCAGTGGAAGAAAAAGAAGGTTTACCAAGGCAAATGGGCCATAGAAAAGGCGAAGATGTGACGTTAAAAGAGATATTTTTTGAACATATATTGCCCAATCGTACCCTCTGGTATGTATGTTTTGCGAATTTTTTTGTATATATAATAAGAATGGGATTTTTCAATTGGGCACCGATGTTTTTACAGGAAGCTAGAGGGGCATCGGTATCCATGTCTGGTTGGCAGGCTGCAGGATTTGAAGTGGCCGGCGCGATTAGCGGAATTTTTGCTGGATGGCTGTCCGATAAAATGTTTAAAGGAAGGCGGAATCAGGCTTGTTTTTACTTCATGTTAGCCCTGATAGTTGTTTTGCTAATTTTTTGGAAACTATCGGTCATATCGCAATTTGTCAATATGGCTTTCCTCTTTATAATGGGGTTTTTGATCTATGGACCTCAGACATTGGCTGGTCTGTCCGGTGCGGAATTTGGATCGAAGAGGGCTGCGGCTGCTGCCAACGGCCTGACTGGCACATTCGGTGCATTGGGCCATGCAGTTTCTGGCATTGGCGTGGCTTGGATAGTTGATGTATGGGGATGGAATGCCACCATGGTATTTTTTGCCCTATGTGCTTTGGGTGGAATGCTTTTCTTTATATTGAACTGGAATAGTACCGCCCGGAAGCATTCCTAA